The following proteins are co-located in the Bacillota bacterium genome:
- a CDS encoding N-acetylmuramoyl-L-alanine amidase: MSPMMSLSNRSRLRHRLRRVIAAALSALMVAVILSSSSAIAAAAPKIKIVINGTVIPSDTAPSVQSGRVLVPLRVISEYLGATVAYEAKTKTVTAALNGTTISLRLGEKKATVNKAVVSLEVAATAVSGHTIVPLRFIGQAFGASVNWDAKSNSVIIRRDGTVSDLHYDKGTGQATVTIDVKGGASGFTTAVTSNPDRLIVDISGAELGLPKTTYEFNDPALTGARAGQISQNPDVTRVILEFPEATVTKVAADAAKTAIKVTFGYKVTKIGLETRGQEKVVAIGTTGPVKCETAVLTGPDRAIIDVQGATLSAALTQTALQFSDDTISQLRVAQFASNPDVVRVVADLKKPAGMGIETRDLEAVGHFLTTVNRLSYEKTAAGARLTVDASQGVSWNVSRLAYPNRLVIELPFAAAGVIGAGQAPNDGLVRTISWSQSSASPPSVDLTIESPSMLDYQVTPGADGKQLVFTLTPASIAGKLVVVDPGHGGPDPGARGPKGTLEKDIDLAISLYLRDSLEAAGARVMILRTADVDVGLYDRPAMANAAGADLFVSVHNNANPYALLSGTETYYTDTNPLNRYLADKVHAAVVTSLGTIDRGVRTEPFVVIRETKAPSVLVEGLYLSNPTDEKRLKDPNFQRSLAQAIAKGLTAFYQAVN; encoded by the coding sequence ATGAGCCCGATGATGTCCCTCTCCAATCGCAGTCGACTTCGCCATCGCTTGCGGCGGGTCATCGCCGCCGCCCTGTCGGCGCTGATGGTCGCCGTGATCCTGTCTTCGTCCTCCGCTATCGCCGCCGCGGCCCCGAAGATCAAGATCGTCATCAACGGCACCGTCATCCCCAGCGATACGGCCCCATCCGTGCAGAGCGGGCGAGTCCTCGTGCCTCTCCGGGTCATCTCCGAATACCTCGGGGCGACCGTCGCTTACGAAGCCAAGACCAAAACCGTCACCGCCGCCCTCAACGGGACGACCATCTCGCTCAGACTCGGGGAGAAGAAGGCCACCGTCAATAAGGCCGTCGTGTCCCTCGAGGTGGCGGCGACGGCGGTCAGCGGCCACACCATCGTCCCCCTGCGGTTCATCGGACAGGCCTTTGGCGCCTCGGTCAACTGGGACGCCAAGTCGAACAGCGTCATCATCCGGCGCGACGGGACGGTCAGCGACCTCCACTATGATAAGGGCACCGGCCAGGCCACGGTGACCATCGACGTCAAGGGCGGCGCCTCCGGGTTCACCACCGCCGTGACGAGCAACCCCGACCGTTTGATTGTCGACATCAGCGGGGCCGAACTTGGCCTGCCCAAGACGACGTATGAGTTCAACGACCCCGCCCTCACCGGGGCGCGGGCCGGACAGATCTCGCAGAACCCCGACGTCACCCGGGTCATCCTCGAGTTCCCCGAGGCCACGGTGACCAAGGTCGCGGCCGATGCGGCCAAGACGGCCATCAAGGTCACCTTCGGCTACAAGGTCACCAAGATCGGCCTGGAAACGCGCGGGCAGGAGAAGGTCGTGGCCATCGGGACCACCGGGCCGGTGAAGTGCGAGACCGCCGTCCTGACCGGTCCGGACCGGGCCATCATCGATGTCCAGGGAGCGACCCTTTCGGCGGCCCTCACCCAGACCGCCCTTCAGTTCAGCGACGATACCATTTCCCAGCTCCGGGTGGCTCAGTTCGCGTCCAACCCCGACGTCGTCCGGGTGGTCGCCGACCTGAAGAAGCCGGCCGGGATGGGGATCGAGACCCGCGACCTCGAGGCGGTGGGTCATTTCCTTACCACCGTCAATAGACTGAGCTACGAGAAGACGGCCGCGGGGGCCCGCCTGACGGTCGACGCCAGCCAGGGGGTCAGCTGGAACGTGAGCCGCCTGGCCTACCCCAACCGCCTGGTGATCGAGCTGCCGTTCGCCGCGGCCGGGGTCATCGGAGCCGGGCAGGCCCCGAACGACGGTCTCGTCAGGACGATCAGTTGGTCCCAGTCGTCGGCCAGCCCGCCAAGCGTGGACCTGACCATCGAGAGTCCGTCGATGCTCGATTACCAAGTGACCCCCGGCGCCGACGGGAAGCAGTTGGTCTTCACCCTCACCCCGGCGAGCATCGCCGGCAAACTGGTCGTGGTCGACCCAGGCCACGGCGGCCCCGACCCCGGCGCCCGCGGACCCAAAGGGACCCTGGAGAAGGACATCGACCTGGCCATCTCCCTCTATCTCCGCGACTCCTTGGAGGCCGCCGGGGCCAGGGTGATGATCCTCCGGACGGCCGACGTCGACGTCGGTCTGTATGACCGCCCGGCCATGGCCAACGCCGCCGGCGCCGACCTCTTCGTCTCCGTCCACAACAACGCTAATCCTTACGCCCTTTTGTCCGGTACCGAGACCTACTACACCGACACCAACCCACTCAACCGCTATCTCGCCGACAAGGTTCACGCCGCGGTCGTCACCTCGCTCGGGACGATCGACCGCGGGGTCAGGACGGAGCCCTTCGTCGTCATCCGCGAGACCAAGGCTCCCTCGGTCCTGGTCGAGGGGCTCTACCTGTCCAACCCCACCGACGAGAAGCGGCTCAAAGACCCGAATTTCCAGCGTTCGCTGGCTCAGGCCATCGCCAAGGGGCTGACCGCCTTCTATCAGGCGGTCAACTGA
- a CDS encoding FAD-dependent oxidoreductase, which yields MAPSARTIVVVGGVAAGASAAAKARREDEQARIVVFEQGEHVSFANCGLPYFVGGEIADRGSLLLHTPGSLRDRFNLDVRVNTEVTEIIPARRLVRAKDLKTGEVDEVGYDSLVIATGSRPVVPTFAGAKSRNVQVLRTVPEAEQLRRRLRSGHAKRAVVIGAGFIGLEVVENLRRQGVEVALADQADQVLPPLDPEMTVPIEDALRSLGVEVALGRGLRGFIQRGGKAVAAELEDGTRVEGDIFLLSIGAVPDVDLAARSGIALGPTGAIAVNDRMETSIPGIYAAGDAVETVNRVTGRPAWMPLAGPAQKQGRVAGANAAGRSMTFKGAYGTAIVRVGGVVAAKTGLGEGECRAAGIDCRVAYNYHGDHAGYYPGSQGMFIKLLAERRAGRLVGAQIVGGRGVDKRIDVLATAIAGRMGVTDLEDLDLAYAPPFGAARDPVIMAGMTQANLQRGEIDGCTPAELAGWLGGADLQLVDVRDPAEWAGGIIEGAVTIPLPELRRRLNELDPARPTVIYCLSGQRSYFATRILKNSGFSKLQNLTGGFLGWTFYVRSRERSAGQVPRPAGAVS from the coding sequence GTGGCGCCGAGCGCCCGGACCATCGTCGTCGTCGGCGGCGTGGCCGCCGGGGCCAGCGCCGCGGCCAAGGCCCGGCGCGAGGACGAACAGGCCCGGATCGTCGTCTTTGAACAGGGGGAGCACGTTTCCTTCGCCAACTGCGGGCTGCCCTATTTCGTCGGCGGTGAGATCGCCGACCGCGGCTCGCTCCTCCTGCACACGCCCGGGTCCCTCAGGGACCGGTTCAACCTCGACGTCCGGGTGAACACGGAAGTCACCGAGATCATCCCGGCCAGGCGGCTCGTCCGGGCCAAAGACCTGAAGACCGGTGAGGTCGATGAAGTCGGCTACGACAGCCTGGTCATCGCCACCGGGTCGCGGCCGGTGGTCCCGACCTTCGCCGGCGCCAAGAGCCGCAACGTCCAGGTCTTGCGGACCGTCCCCGAGGCCGAGCAGCTCAGGCGCCGGCTGCGTTCGGGTCACGCCAAGCGGGCCGTGGTCATCGGCGCCGGGTTCATCGGCCTCGAGGTCGTTGAGAACCTCCGCCGGCAGGGCGTCGAGGTGGCCCTGGCGGACCAGGCCGATCAGGTCCTGCCGCCGCTCGACCCGGAGATGACCGTGCCCATCGAGGACGCCCTGCGGTCCCTCGGGGTCGAGGTGGCCCTCGGTCGCGGTCTCCGCGGGTTCATCCAGCGCGGGGGTAAGGCCGTGGCCGCCGAGCTCGAGGATGGAACGCGGGTCGAGGGGGACATCTTCCTCCTGTCCATCGGGGCCGTCCCCGATGTCGACCTGGCGGCCCGGTCCGGGATCGCCCTCGGCCCGACCGGAGCCATCGCCGTGAACGACCGAATGGAGACGAGCATCCCCGGGATTTACGCCGCCGGGGACGCCGTTGAGACGGTCAACCGGGTCACCGGAAGACCCGCCTGGATGCCCCTGGCCGGCCCGGCCCAAAAGCAGGGGCGGGTGGCCGGAGCCAACGCCGCCGGACGGTCGATGACCTTCAAAGGGGCCTACGGCACGGCCATCGTCCGGGTGGGCGGCGTTGTCGCCGCCAAGACCGGCCTTGGCGAGGGCGAGTGCCGGGCGGCCGGCATCGACTGTCGGGTGGCCTACAACTACCACGGGGACCACGCCGGTTACTATCCGGGCTCCCAGGGGATGTTCATCAAGCTCCTCGCCGAGCGACGGGCGGGTCGTCTGGTCGGCGCGCAAATCGTCGGCGGTCGCGGGGTCGACAAGCGCATCGATGTCCTGGCCACGGCCATCGCCGGCCGGATGGGCGTCACCGACCTCGAGGACCTCGACCTTGCCTACGCCCCGCCCTTCGGGGCCGCCCGCGACCCGGTGATCATGGCCGGGATGACCCAGGCCAATCTCCAGCGGGGCGAGATCGATGGGTGTACGCCGGCCGAGTTGGCCGGGTGGCTCGGTGGCGCCGACCTTCAGTTGGTGGATGTCCGCGACCCCGCGGAGTGGGCGGGTGGCATCATAGAAGGGGCTGTTACCATCCCCTTGCCGGAGTTGCGCCGCCGCCTGAACGAGCTCGACCCGGCCAGGCCCACGGTTATCTACTGTCTGAGCGGGCAGCGCAGCTACTTCGCCACCCGCATCCTGAAGAACAGCGGCTTCTCCAAGCTTCAGAACCTCACCGGTGGATTCCTCGGTTGGACCTTCTATGTCAGGAGTCGCGAGCGTTCGGCCGGCCAAGTGCCCCGGCCGGCGGGCGCCGTGTCCTGA